ttttctcaaAACGGGGTTGAAGATATTATTTCTGTTGCATGACCATGTGCAAACAGCACAGACTTGTCAATTGGCATTTATTTATCTAGACCCAGTACATGCTCATTGTTTATCTTGTTTTCTGAAATAATCAATACCTGTGGAAGTTGGGTGTTTTGACCAACTGCTGGCTTGTCACATGCTTCGATATTACGTCAATGTTTCTAAAAATACTCCTATGTCACTATAATATAAACTCTTGAACACTAAGATTACTGCAATTGATTGTGCCAGCACTCCTTGCTTCAACTGGTGGTGTATgtatacatattttttgtttttgttactTTAGTTTTGGTCTTTCTAAGCAAAGTCTTCCCTAGTTCAATGTTTGTTGATTGGAATGCTTATGAATGAATATGTGGTCCTTGTTAGAATAGCTGTTATCCTGTTGTCAATCACCATGTTACATTATTCGACTCGATCTTGTGAATCAAAATGTCGGCTTTGCCTGCTAcagatcatcatcagtattacGTTTTCTGCATTTGCTCGGAAACCATGGTTCCTAAAGTTTTATTGCATTCCGAGATGGCCTGTGCGGCTGCAGAAACCCACTTGTGAACACAACTTCGTTTGAAAATAAGTAACATGGACCCTTGAATTCAAACCTTTGCAAAATCGCACCTGTTTTTGTAAAAATTGTAACCTTTGCACAATTGCGCCAATTTTCATATAAACCGGTACCAGAAAAGAAgtcggcaaaaaaaaaaaataaaaaattcacatgtctgtgtatattaatatcatttGAGGGGAAGACTGGGATATACAAGTAGGGACGTGAGAACTGATTTTTCATGAATATGCAATGTACATAACAACTTGTGGGATAGAGATATATTCGTACTTGGACCAGGAAACTGCAACGATGAACTTTTTATTCCACTTTCTTTTTGTTCATAATCACAGGTGACGTGATTTTCATAATTCCGAAAAATCATATTCTCTATCatcattatttatgaaattttggATTATTTTTAGCTACCGGTCTTGTATGATTAGAGATGTTTCAGAGAAGAAGTGTGTAattagattaatatttttttgctatCGAGACAACTTTTTATTAAAGATTTTGAAGAATATATATGTTCTTCGAGCAGGCATCACAAAATATAATCTTATCTGCTTACGGTATATACATAATCTCCgagatattcaataaaatagtagtatacatataaattttcCTTAAGCTAATTGCTTCACGTCTATtggttgaaaatattattataagtttgtttttttgcaattgttataagaatcatataaaataaaggGTAATAAAATGTGACAGCTAATGCTCATTATAGCAATTACTGAGAGTGAAGAATTTTCCAAAGTTCCTTAACCCACGCTTTCACCTTTCTAAAGTGGGGGATTCATGATTTATGAGGATTTGGTGAGATAGCAATTGATTTAAGATGGTTCCACAAATGTGATGAGCATCGAGCATTTGAGCTTTCTTTTTGGTTGGGATAGGACCTGATTCATCCAATTTGTGTCACTTTTAATATCGAATTAATAGACTTTCACATCGAAATTAAATGACCATTTAAGAAATTGAAAACATATTTAAGAagggataattaatttatacatcCTTAAACTTTGGCTCATTTTTGATTCGCGTCCTTGAACTAAGTTTGTCAATTTATGCATCCtcaaactttgtaaatttcCAATTCAGGTCTCTCCGTCAGTTTTTGACTAACAGAAGTtagtaattagggttttgaatttGGGGGTTTTTGACTCGTTAATGGATTGTTGAAATTGATGGTATGGGAAGTTTCGGGAGGTCAAACCGAAGAGATTCATGTAGGTTTCAATGGCGGAGGATTGCCGGAATGATGGCCGGAATCAATGGCCATTTTCCGGCCGGCGGAGACATTGCCACCATTCCGGCAATCCTCCATCATTGAAACCTACATTAATCTGTTCAGTTTGACCTCCCGAAACTTCCCAtaccatcaatttcatcaatcCATGAACAAATCAAAAACCCTCAAATTGAAAACCCTAATTGACTAACTTCCGTTAGTCAAAAACTGACGGAAGGACCTGAATTGgaaatttacaaagtttgaGGATGCATAAATTGACAAACTTAGTTCAAGGACGCGAATCAAAAATGGGCCAAAGTTCAAGgacgtataaattaattatccctATTTAAGAATGAAGTAATGATGGGTCTCAAAACATATCTAAATTTTTCTCAAATTACACTCCACAAGATTTAATTCAGAGAGTTAGAACATTCCTCCACGTTAAAGATGGAGTAGTTAACTTATATAATATAGAGCTCATTGagcttaaaatgtctgtttagATAATTTTGACTTGTTAATGaaatgttattaaaaatataaaaataaaaataaaattgatttatggataaattatgatttgagGGTAATTTTTATCGAAAAAATTAAGCCACCGAAAAAAGTACATCAAACTAACTCCTTGTTTTAAGTCAGTTTAGATTTTGTCTTATTTCTGgctttaagccgacttctgacttatcacacaaacagacattttacaGATATTCTTTCaagttaatcagattttatataatcaatatactGTATCAATTTAACTGACCCTTAAATGTTGCTATTATATATGCAAgagatatttaatatttattagttatatgtgttatattttttttccaaatatatgACATTATTCCTAAGAATGAGGGCATAACAGTCTTTGAAAATAGGAAATtgacttaaaaataaaataaaataaataaatccaaCTCATTACTCGAAATTAATGAATCCGACAACTCTATTTTAAATTGCCACACATGAATTGATTCATATTTACATCTAACTTTTTTATGGAAAAATTCACAATTATTTCAAACTTCTCATATTTAGAATGGAGTATATAAGGATGAAGGCATGTAGCTAATATTTATTTGAGTAGTGTTTCATATTTCGTTTTTGATAtgtcatttaaaaaataattaaacctATCCaagtaatttgtattttaagtaaaaaataataactacAATGTATTTTACACTTACACAGATCCCCAGTTATCCGTTCACTCCCCCTGCAGCTGTAAAAGTGTGTCACACATTACACACTCACAATATTCAAATTCAAGCAAGCCCTACACAAATGTTGAATCAAACACAACCATTCCCAATTCAAATCCCTCCCCTTCTCAAACACTCGTAATCAATCTCTCCCTCtcataaaactaaaacaaatttaattgaATTCTCACAGGGGAGGTTAAATACTAAATGACTGCTTAAACAAACCCTAACCAACATGGGGATTTGTGTTTCCAAACCCTCCCCTGAACCTGATTTACACAATCACCACACCTCTATTCCAGTCAAACACACCTCTATTCCGGTCAACGACACCTCTATACCGCCCCAGGATAACTCTATTCCACCCAAGGATATTGCTATTCCAGCTCAGGATAATAACAAACCGCCTGGTAAGAAATCTCCGTTTTTACCGTTTTACAGTCCCAGTCCAGCGCATTTTCTGTTCTCGAAGAAGTCGCCGGCGGTTGGATCTCCGGCGGCCGGAAGCTCCAATTCGACGCCGAAGCGGCTGTTTCCGTTCCCGCCGCCGTCTCCGGCGAAGCACATTAAGGCTGCTTGGGCGAGGCGGCATGGCTCGGTGAAGCCTAATGAGGCGGCGATACCGGAGAACAATGAGGTGGATGGCGGTGCCGGATTGGATAAGAGTTTCGGGTTTTCGAAGAAGTTTGGGAGTAAGTTTGAGGTTGGGGAGGAAGTTGGGAGAGGGCATTTTGGGTATACTTGTAGAGCTAAGTTTAAGAAAGGGGAGTTTAAGGGGCAGGATGTCGCTGTTAAGGTCATCCCGAAAGCAAAGGTAATGAAATTTGAATTGTGATTGTTGCGGAATTTAGATTATGATTGTGTGTAATTTGCGTAATTATTTTATTGTCTAACTGAAGGTTTGGTGAGAACAGATCTGTTTGTTTAGTGCAGTTAAATTTAGTTAGAAGGCAGTGGTGTTTGTGCTGTTTGTGTATTAGGTTGTTAGGTTTGACTAACTTAAAACAGAATCTGTTAGTAAGGTTTGTGAAAGTAGAGCACCTCATCCTTTTTTATAGTTAGCTGTGGAGACAAATCTTAATAGTTTGTGTAAGTGATGTTAAATCGTGTTCATGGTCGTTTACCTCTGCGCATAGATCCCAGTCCTCTTGTGTATCTGAGGTTGCAGTAGAAGTGTCTTCATCTATATTGCTATATGTCATCATTTACGGTCAGTTGTTTTAAAGGATAACTGAAGACATTTACCATACACGGGGAGAGGCTGTGTTTGCCAAATTAATCAAAGTGTCTTCATCTTTGCCTAACTAAATTTAATGATTTAGTCAAAGAATAGCTGAAGAAAGTCACTTTGCAGAGCGGTAGTCTGTGTATGTTTTAGCTATCAAGTCGCATCATATGAGTTCAGATAACTTGTTATCAGTTTCTCGTGGTTCCAACATTTGTATGGCATCAGTTACGGACAGCGTAAGAAGCCAGCACCCCCTTGTCCCACCTTGAAATAAATTAGTAGATATGTTATATAGTTATACCAGTGTTATTATAATGTTCAGTTTGCCTGTTAGATTTGGTGGATGTGTGTGTTATTAGGTCATTTGTTAGTGTAGATGTGTGCTGCTTcatgataataaattaatattttttttatattggaGAAAAGGAGAAGGCATAACTTATAATTTGACATGCCTcctatatttatcatttatatgtaCCAAAATGacatatttatgatttataaactGTGCTCGATTCCCTCCATCACATTATACAAGTCTCTTTTGAAGAATTTTTTCCCCCTCAATACTTGTCCATATCAAGTTTCAATAcaattttaatgattaattcCCTTTACTTTTCTCTTATTTGCTTATTCCCAAGAATAAATATGGACTTTATTcacataattcaaattttgtattGAAATTAGTTATTTACTCATTAAATTAAATCAAGGTAATTAACGTGGCTAAAGATGAAAATTATGTTTGAAATTGAAGTTTCTTAAGCTGTGTAATTTCAAAAGGGGCTTGTATTATGGTGTGGACtgtggagggagtatttattttATGGAGTATATATTGTTTACtttgaaaacattttatttCCTAGGGACTAACATATGCAgaatttcagaatctgattttctTGCCGTTTGTTTGACTTCTGGAAAACATTTTCCGCAAGGTAAATAAATGCCATAAAATTTGGTGGAAAATGTTTTCTGGCAAGCAAACGGAGCCTTAATAACTGAAACAGGTAATGTGGGCTGACTTCCCAGTTTCATGCGGTCATGCCTACACTTGGTGTTCTTGGCACTTAAATGGTGAAAGTGAAAACTCGGTTCATCTGTATTGTACGTGTCAAGAATCTAATCAACAGCTAAAAAATTGGGGAGAGTGAAAAACCATCACATCATATCATATTAAGGCCCCATATCGTGTACAGATCCTGCATTTGTTACATACCTAACCATTGGTTGTGGAGCAGTTGATATGTTGTTTGACATTTATCCGCTGTGTACCTCAAACTGCAGTgtatatgttaaatattttttgggaAAGCCACCAGAATGTGCGTTGAGTAATGTGAATTTATGGATCAATCTGAAgttgatatatgtatttattgggaaaatagatttaataAATTGAACTTAAGTAGAGCTTAAATGACAGGTTTGAAGCCTTGACTAGTAGCTTGATTCTGCCAGATGTGAATTCTTaacctaaaatatatataaggataacAATGAATTTATCTTTTCCTAGGATTGAGTTGTTGTATCTCGTAACATCTTTATGGTCATTGTGAAATAGctgcaaaatatttatttaatttatgggatgattatataatacttttatGGTTATCATTTTGCTTCTTGGTCGAATAGTATGTAAAATCGTCTGACACGGGAAAATGTTTATTTGTATCTTTAATAATGACAGTGCCAATTAAATCGTCTTACATAGCCTCAATTATTGTATCTCAATTTTGGCAGCATTTTTCTTGATACTTGTTGAATTGTTCTGTTTAATTGATTTTTCTCCTCCAGATGACCACGGCCATAGCCATTGAAGATGTCAGAAGGGAAGTGAAAATTTTAAGAGCTTTGACAGGACATAACAATCTTGTACAGTTTTATGATGCATACGAAGATCATACTAATGTCTATGTTGTGATGGAGTAAGTTTTTCTATATGATTTCCTATTTCACTAAATGGTCCTCAAATTTTGTGGAATTGTAGGTTATTGAAATTCTGATGTTCATGTAGGTGATatgttggaatttttttttttccttggtCATCATTGTGACGATCTGACCTTATAAATGTTAAGCAAACTATTAGATAGAGAAGGAAATTCTTCCCTAGCTCATCCTAGCAAATTATGTTACAGGGAAGAAgtagaaagaaaataataacataaactATGTAATAAAATGCTGCTACACCTGCAACTTCCTCAAAAGACTGGGATAAGTAAATTTCCACACAAATAGACTGGCAATTTTCCTTCATGAACCATAACTCTTACTATATACATAATTCAAACAGCTTTTTGTCGACAAACTTTTGTTTTGAGCCCGACCTTTTGAGAACAGGTACAGAACAGGTTGGATTTTTTTCCTTTCCCAATTCATAGAATTCTATTAATTTGTGCTATCGGTATCAATTCTATAACCCTCCAAAAAGCACATCTTATTATTTTAcacaaattttttgaaatcatcTCTATTTTTAGGTTATGTGAAGGAGGTGAGCTTTTGGATAGAATTCTTTCAAGGTATTTCCCTCACTATAAGCTATATTGATAAAGTTTGTATTCTATCCGTGGAgcaaaagaaattataagaaGAAAAGCTTAGCAATTGAGCTCATATAAAAGACTTAAAGAGCTGTATATCTGTTGTGCAGAGGTGGAAAATACACAGAAGATGATGCCAAGGCCGTTATGATACAAATATTAAATGTCGTTGCATTTTGTCATCTACAGGGTGTGGTGCACCGAGATCTTAAGCCAGAGGTGATATATCTTTGTTATTTGGAGCACTCATAATTGCATTATAAGATAATTGGTCAGGACACTCCTGCAGTAACTCGTTTAAActctaaattatcaaaaaattattttaatttgctAAATGTTTGTTACGGTCTTGTGCGAAACAAATGCTAGTGCAACACCTGGCATCTATAGTACCATGGAAATCCTCACTCCCCCCGCTATGTAtactttatattataatataaacataaagATTAATATATAAAGTATTGTAATAcagtttcttttcttttcattatAATTCTTCTTTCCCTACTATTCTGTGCTACAAAATTTTGAGGCATGCCTTATAATACAGGATAGTgggtaatatatatttgttcatGGGAGGGTTTATTCCATATCGTCAgtgcaaaatttgcaattattcAATTTTCTAATAAATGACGTCCATCTGTTCCTGCCCTTCGTATATCTGGTATATGATTAGCTAATTTCTGTTGCAGAATTTCTTGTTTAAATCAAAGGATGAGGACTCACAACTGAAGGCTATTGATTTTGGATTATCAGAT
This genomic window from Daucus carota subsp. sativus chromosome 7, DH1 v3.0, whole genome shotgun sequence contains:
- the LOC108196580 gene encoding CDPK-related protein kinase, which translates into the protein MGICVSKPSPEPDLHNHHTSIPVKHTSIPVNDTSIPPQDNSIPPKDIAIPAQDNNKPPGKKSPFLPFYSPSPAHFLFSKKSPAVGSPAAGSSNSTPKRLFPFPPPSPAKHIKAAWARRHGSVKPNEAAIPENNEVDGGAGLDKSFGFSKKFGSKFEVGEEVGRGHFGYTCRAKFKKGEFKGQDVAVKVIPKAKMTTAIAIEDVRREVKILRALTGHNNLVQFYDAYEDHTNVYVVMELCEGGELLDRILSRGGKYTEDDAKAVMIQILNVVAFCHLQGVVHRDLKPENFLFKSKDEDSQLKAIDFGLSDYVKPDERLNDIVGSAYYVAPEVLHRSYSTEADVWSIGVISYILLCGSRPFWARTESGIFRAVLKANLSFDEPPWPSVSSEAKDFVKRLLNKDPRKRMTAAQALCHSWIKNSNDIKFPLDILVFKLMKVYMRSSPLRKAALRALSKTLTVDELFYLKEQFVLLEPTKNGTISLENIKQALMRNSTDAMKDSRVHDLLVSLNALQYRRMDFEEFCAAALSVHQLEALDRWEQHARCAYDLFEKDGNRAIMIEELASELGLGPSIPVHAVLHDWIRHTDGKLSFLGYVKLLHGVSTRAIAKAQ